Below is a genomic region from Brassica rapa cultivar Chiifu-401-42 chromosome A08, CAAS_Brap_v3.01, whole genome shotgun sequence.
AGTCCGAGATACATAGCTAAAGAGACACAAGCTAAAGAGACGGAAGACTACTTGACCATTCTCCTAATTCACCCGTGAGCTTGAAGCAATGTCACCTGCATAACAAAACCAAACAAGCAAGTTAAACCAGAAGCAAAGAAAGAACACGCATGTTAAAGACGTCTCAAGCAAGGCAATGGAGAAGACTCACCACACTTTCTGCTCAAGTGGTTGCTTAGTAGTTCAGAACACTCTTTACTTTCCGGACATACACACAACAATGGAGTAGATTTCCCATCTCCAACCAGATTGAACACAAATAAGTCTCCTATGTCGCATCTGTTATCACGACAGAACTTTCCCCAGCCTCTTGTGATGTAATACATGCCGCCTGATTCGCTAAATCGCAAATTCGCAGTCCATGAATTTCCCTCTTTGTTCACTAGTATCATCTCTTGGCATTGTTTGTTCAAAGCAGTAGAACTCGTAGCTCGCTTAGGAAGATACTGCAAACACATAATATggtttatacatataaaaattGACTAACTAAATATGGTTTATACGTATGAAAATTGACTCACAAGCTTGTCTGCTTTTAGATTTGAAGCAGTGACCTCAGCCAAAAAACAGTAGTCGAAGGAGAAAGAAGACATTGCCCCTGTTC
It encodes:
- the LOC108869320 gene encoding B3 domain-containing protein REM9-like isoform X3 — its product is MANPHEPHFFKPLLPGFHSGVTIPLAFFSKHIEGKTNQKTWKLRSDASDETWEVIQEGRRLTRGWKDFTTAHDLQIGDLVIFKHEGDMVFHVTPFGPSCCEIQYTHPHIIKEEADAGDADDNEIRGTGAMSSFSFDYCFLAEVTASNLKADKLYLPKRATSSTALNKQCQEMILVNKEGNSWTANLRFSESGGMYYITRGWGKFCRDNRCDIGDLFVFNLVGDGKSTPLLCVCPESKECSELLSNHLSRKCGESSPLPCLRRL